Proteins encoded in a region of the Oncorhynchus clarkii lewisi isolate Uvic-CL-2024 chromosome 18, UVic_Ocla_1.0, whole genome shotgun sequence genome:
- the LOC139372917 gene encoding carbohydrate sulfotransferase 10-like, whose amino-acid sequence MANPTDWNAVETRRRELLSAVCKNDSLKNLTHTSINKFVLDRIFVCDKHKILFCQTPKVGNTQWKKVLIVLNGEFSTVEEIPENLVHDHEKNGLPRLSSLTEKEITKRLATYFKFFIVRDPFERLISAFKDKFVKNPRFEPWYKHDIAPAIIRKYRKSHRDNDDNQATTGLRFEDFIRYLGDEPGRRRMDRQFGEHVIHWVTYAELCAPCDITYSVVGHHETLERDAPYILKAAGIERLVSYPTIPPGITRYNRTKVERYFSGISKRDVRRLYGRYQGDFSLFGYPSPDFLLN is encoded by the exons ATGGCCAACCCAACAGACTGGAACGCTGTGGAGACGAGGCGTCGGGAGCTGCTGTCAGCCGTGTGTAAGAACGACTCCCTCAAGAACCTCACTCACACCTCAATCAACAAGTTTGTCTTGGACCGCATCTTTGTGTGCGACAAGCACAAGATCCTCTTCTGCCAGACCCCCAAAGTGGGCAACACTCAATGGAAGAAGGTCCTCATCGTTCTCAATG GAGAGTTCTCCACTGTGGAGGAGATCCCAGAGAACCTGGTTCATGACCATGAGAAGAACGGACTGCCCCGCCTCTCCTCTCTGACGGAGAAAGAAATCACTAAAAG GTTAGCCACATACTTCAAGTTCTTCATCGTCAGAGACCCGTTCGAGCGCCTCATCTCCGCCTTCAAGGACAAGTTTGTGAAGAACCCGCGCTTCGAGCCCTGGTACAAGCACGACATCGCTCCCGCCATCATCCGCAAGTACCGTAAGAGTCACCGTGACAACGACGACAACCAGGCGACTACGGGCCTGCGCTTCGAGGACTTCATCCGTTACCTGGGCGACGAGCCCGGGCGGCGCCGCATGGACCGTCAGTTTGGGGAGCATGTTATCCACTGGGTGACTTACGCGGAACTCTGCGCCCCATGTGACATCACGTACAGCGTCGTGGGGCACCACGAAACTCTAGAACGCGATGCCCCCTACATCCTGAAAGCTGCCGGGATCGAGCGTCTGGTATCGTACCCCACCATCCCCCCAGGGATCACCCGTTACAACCGGACCAAGGTGGAGCGCTACTTCTCAGGCATCAGCAAGCGGGACGTCAGGCGGCTTTACGGCCGGTACCAAGGTGACTTCAGCCTCTTCGGCTACCCGAGCCCGGACTTCCTGCTAAACTGA